The Caviibacter abscessus genomic interval GTTGAAAATATTACTATACATAATTTAGCACTTAAAAAAAGTAGTTATCTTACTAAAACAAAATTTTTTCATGAAACATTAGATTATAAAAAAATATATGAAAAAATTTTTGAAATGGCAAAATCAAAAAAATATGTACCTTACTATATGTACAGACAAAAAAATAGTTATGATTGGGGAGAAAACATAGGTTTTTGTAAAAAAGGATATCAATCTGTATATAATATAGATATGATAGAAGAAAATAAGAATATTTTTGGTATAGGTGCAGGTTCAGTAACTAAACTTATTGATAAAAATACTATAAAAAGGATATCAAGTCCTAAAGATCCTCTTTCTTATATCCTAGAATATGATAAAAGACTAAATCAAAAAATTGATGAAATATTGGAGTATTATGAAAAATTTGAATAAATATTTTTTGCTTATGTTAATTGTGTTAATTTCAGGTTATTTTATTACAAATAATAAAAGTATAAATATTGATGAGAATGATTATGGTGTCGAAATAAATGAAAATATAGAATATCAAACATACAGCGAAAAAAAGAGTATTAATAATTTAACATATGATGATTTTAAAAATTCAAAGTTATCATCAAAAAAGGTACAAGAGATAATAGAATACAAAAAGTATATGGGAGCAATAAAAACGGTTGATGAATTAAGATTTATATCAAGATTTAGCGATGATGATATTGAAATAATAAAGCAAATATTTACAGATGAAACACATGATGTGAATTATAAATCACATAATATTAACATTGCAACAAAAAAACAATTGAAATTTTTAGGATTAAGTAGCAAAGATGTAAATAAAATTATAAATTACAGAAAAAATAAAAATATAGAAAATTTAATAGAATTAAAGAGTATAATTTCTGAAAGTTATTCTAATATTAAAGGTGGTGTAATTTTTGATGGCAACGATATTTGATTATATTAAAGAAAATAATGAAGAAATAACTGAAAAAAATTTTAATATACTTGATAGTTTGATTATGACAAGAATAGTGTACCTACCTTTTGATAAAATATTATTTAAAAATGAGAAAAAAACGCTACATTATCTACTTAATATTGTTTCAAAATATAAAGATAAATATTTTTTAATGAAAGATGATATAAAATTAGTTAAATATTTACTTGAAAGCAAAAGATTTAAAAATATAGAGGTTTTTAATTATATAAACATTATTGATAAAGAAATTGAAAAGCAGTTTGGTGCAATGGTCTTGGATTTAGGTTTTGCAAATTATGTATCTTTTAAAGGTACAGATAAAACTTTAATAGGTTGGAAAGAAGACTTAAATATGAGTTATGATAAGGTTCCGTCTCAAGAAGAATCAATTATATATCTTAAAGATGTATTAGACATTACAGATAAAAATGTTTTTATAGGAGGACATTCAAAAGGAGGAAATTTAGCTATTTATTCTTCAATATATGTAGATAATGCCTCAAGAATAAACAGAATATATAATTTTGATGGACCTGGATTTTTAAATGATGTTTTGAATGAAAAAGGGTATGAAAAAATAGTTGATAAAATTGAAACAATAATACCAAGTTCTTCAATAATAGGACTTTTATTAAATAGAAAAGAAAAAATAAAAATAATAAATAGTACGAGTTTTTTTGTTATGCAACATGATTTATATTCTTGGGGAATAAGTAAAAATGATTTTGTTTATTTGGATAAAATAACTAATATAAGTTCTTCTTTGGATAAATCAATATCAATGTGGCTTGAACAAACAACCCCTAAAGAAAGAAAAGAATTTATAAATTCAGTTTACAGTAAAATAATTAAAGAAAAAAGTGTAAAAAATTTAAAAGAAATTAATACTGAAGTCATTACAAAATTATTAAATAATATACTTAAAAATATTAAATTGTGATATAATAAAAGGCAAACAATTTTGGAGAAAAAAATGAATAAAAGAGAAGTATTTAGAAGAATATTAAACGAGAATTTTGATTTTAGCGGTCAGGTATGTATGGACTCAAAATTAGCAAAAAAAGGAGATATATTTTTTGCTATAAGAGGTGGAAATAAGTATATTGAAGAAGTTATAAAAAAAGGAGCATATCCTATATATGACTGTGATAAAGATTTTAATATAGGTAAAAAAGTAAATGATACAGTTAGCTTTATGCAAGAATTTGCTAAAAACTATAGAATGAATCTTAATGCAAAAGTAATAGCAATAACTGGAAGTAATGGGAAAACAACGGTTAAAGATATATTAGCTATACTTCTGGAAAATAGTTATGCGACTTATGGAAATTATAATAACCATATAGGTGTTCCATTTACAATATTGTCTTGTCCTATAGATAAAGATTATTTGATTTTAGAAATGGGAATGAGTATGACTGGAGAAATTAAATTACTTTCAAGTATATCATTGCCTGATTATAGTATAATTACAAATATAGGAGATTCTCATATAGAATATTTAAAAACTAGAGAAAATGTTTTTAAAGCTAAAACTGAATTAATTCCATATACAAAATCAAAGGTTATAGTTAATGGTAAAGATGAGTATTTGAAGACTTTAGAGAAAGCTTTAAAAGTTGTACTTGATAATGATGTAATAATAGATGATAAAGGAACAAGTTTTTTATATAATAACAATAAATATCATACTAATTTATACGGAAAACATAATGCGGAAAATATAAGCTTATGTATAGCAGTTTTAAATGAGATGGGTGTATCTAATTTTGAAAGCAAACTAGATAATATAAAATTAACATCTATGAGATTTGAACTTTTAAATCAAGGAGACAATGTAATAATAAATGATGCATATAATGCAGCACCAAAATCTGTTGAAAGTTCACTTGAAACATTAAATCAAATATTTAAAGATAAATATAAGGTTGTAATTCTAGGTGATATGTTAGAGCTTGGAGAAAATGAAGTTAAATATCACAGTAATTTAAAAAATGTGCTTAAAAATATAAAATATGATAAGTTATATTTATATGGAAAACTTATGGAAAATTTAAAGATAGACGGTGCAATACATACTATGGATAAAAATTTTATAAAAACTGAAATAAGAAATTTAAAAAATGCCGTAATTTTTTTAAAAGGTTCAAGAGGTATGAAACTTGAAGAAATAGTGGAAGGGGATAGATAATGCTATATTTACTACAACAGTTGTTTATAAATCAAGTAAGCTTTTTTAGAATATTTAAGTCTTTAGCAATAAGAGGATCAATAGCATTTTTTGTTGCTTTATTATTAACTTTAATTTTTGGTGGAAAAATTATAGACATATTAAGAGCAAAAAAATTGGGAGATAAAATAAGAGAAGAGGGACCTAGCAGTCATTTAAGTAAGGCTGGAACTCCTACTATGGGAGGTATAATAATTATTTCTGCAATAATTATTGCTATGTTAGTTGCAGGAAATTTCACAAATAAATATACAGTTTTTCTATTTTGTATGACAATTTTATTTACTTATATAGGTTTTTATGATGATTATTTAAAATTAACAAAAAGTAAAAAAGGTTTATCAGGAAAGAAAAAATTATTAGGTCAATTAATAATGAGTTTAATAACTTTCCTATTTATATTAAAATTTAGATTAAGTGGAACAGAAGTTGATTTTTCATTAGTAAATCCATTTATAAAAAATTCATATTTATATATTGGAGCTTTTGCTTTCTTTATATTCATATGTTTTGTAGTCATAGGTTCATCAAATGCAATAAATTTAACTGATGGATTAGATGGACTTGTAAGTGGACCAATAATGATAGTAAGTATAATATTTCTTATGATTGCATACTTTGCAGGACATAAAGAATTATCATTGTATCTTAACATTTACTATATTGAGGGAGCAGGAGAAATAGCTGTTTATCTTTCAGCGGTAATAGGAGCAATAATTGGATTTTTATGGTTTAATTTTTATCCAGCTCAAGTATTTATGGGAGATACAGGTTCTCTTACTTTAGGTGGTATACTTGGAATGATAGCAATATTTGTAAAACAAGAGTTTTTACTTCCTATTGCGGGATTTGTCTTTATCGCTGAAGCTCTTTCGGTTATAATACAAGTTTTGTATTTTAAAAGAACTCATAAGAGAATATTTAAAATGGCACCAATACATCATCACTTTGAAATGGGTGGGTTGCCAGAAACAAAGGTTACAGTTAGATTTTGGATAATAACAATAATAATGTGTATAATAGCATTTATGATACTTAAAATTAGATAGGAATAGTTATGAAGTATATAGTATTTGGTTTAGGGATAAGTGGAGAGGGAGCAAAAGAGCTCTTGGAATATAAAAAAGAGGAATTTGTTGTTGTTGATGATAAGCAGGGAATACCAAGCATTAATGCAATAGAAATAACAAATAAAGATGATATTGTTATCAAAAGTCCAGGTATATCTTGGAATAACGAATATTTAAAAAGATGTTTAGAAAAAGGAATTAAAATAATATCTGAAATAGATTTAGCGATAAAATATGTGAATCCTAAAACAAAATTAATTGCTATTACAGGAACAAATGGAAAAACGACAACTTGCACTAAAATATATGAATTATTAAAATATGCAGGATACAATGTTGCACTTGGGGGAAATGAAGGGCATTCATTTGCAAAAATAATAACTGATAAGAATGATTATGATTATATAGTATTAGAACTTAGTAGTTATCAACTAGAAAATAATCCAAGCATAAAACCATATATTTGTGCAATTACAAATTTAACACCTGACCATTTATTAAGATATGATAGTGTAAATGATTACTATATAACTAAAATGAATATATTTAAAAATCAAGATGAAAATGATTATATAGTCATTAATCCTAAAGACGAAGAGTTTAAAAAACTTTTTAAGGATTGTAAATCAAAAAAAATATATATAGAAGAAGACGAGAATTACTTAGTATTTGAAGGAGAACGTATTATACAAAAGGAAAAAACAAGTTTAAAAGGCGAACACAATATTCAAAATATGAATTTTATTATTGCAGTTGCTAAAATTGTTGGTGTTGATACAAAAATAATAGAACAGTTTTTATCATCAACAAAGTCTTTAGAACATAGAATGGAGGTCTTTTTTAAAAAAGATATGACTTTTTTTATAAATGATTCTAAAGGAACTAATGTTGAATCTTCTTTATTTGCACTTGATGCTTATAAAAATAAAAATCTTGTTTTAATATGTGGTGGACAAGATAAGAAAATTGATAATACAAAAATGTATGAGAAAATATATGAGTGTGTTGATTTTTGTTTACTTATAGGGGAAAATGCAAATCAGTACATTAGTGAATTTGCGAAGTCTGGATATAATTTGTATTATAATGCAAAAACTTTGGAAAATGCTGTTACATATATATCAAAAAATATGGATTTAAAAAAAGAAACATATGTTTTATTAAGTCCTGCAACTGCAAGTTTTGATCAATTTAAAAGTTTTGAACATAGAGGAGCAGAGTTTAAGAGATTAGTTGTTGAGATAATTGGAGATAAAAATGAATAATATTATAGATAATGCAACGGAAAGTGTAAATAAAAATAAAGAATTGCAACAGTTTATAAAAACTCATATTTCATTAATTATACTTTGTATTTTGCTTATACTTCTTACAATAGGAATAGTTTCTGTTTGGAGCATAAGTTCGCCTTTATCTGAATTGAAACATACAAATATAGGTAGAAAATACATTGGTTTAGTTGGAATATCTGTATTTTTGGTTGCAATACCTTCATATTATTTAATACGTTTTAAAAAAATAAGTGAAGGAACTTTAATTTCTCTTTACATATTAGGATTTTTATTTTTGCTTTCACCTTTAGTATTGGGGCATAAAATAAATGGAGCAAGAAGATGGATTAATGTTTTCTTTATACAATTACAACCTTCTGAATTTGCGAAACCTATATTAATATATATTTTTGCGATATATTTTAATGAATTAAAAGATGTTATAAATAAATATATATTATTTTTTAATGTTAAAATGAAAGCACATATGGGGATAACTATTATTTGGTCTGCACTGGTCTTTTTTTACTGCTTAGCTATATTATCAGGAAAAGCATTAACATCAACGTTACAAGTTGCATTACTTTCATATTTGATGTTATGTGTATCTAATGTTGAAAAGAAATATAAGACAGCAATATTAGGACTTTCTTCATTATTATTAATACCTGCGGCATTTTTAGTAAAATATAGACTTGAACGTATAACGCAATTTCAAAGCGGGGGTTCACAACAAACTTTAGAAGGACTTACTGCAATAAAAACAGGTTTTTTATTTGGTAGAGGTTTCGGTAGTGGATTTCAGAAATATTTTTACTTGTCAGAAGCACATACAGATTATATTTTTTCTGCTATAGCTGAAGAATTAGGGCTTATATTAAGCTTAATTGTACTTAGCTTATTTATCGTTTTAGTAGCTCTTATCTTTTATGCTGCTATAAATGCAGCGGATAGCACTGAAAAATATGTAATATTTGGTGTAGGATTTGTATTAACTAATCAAATAATAGCCCATATAGGAATTAATTTGGGATTATTACCTTCAACAGGTATTACATTACCGTTTATAAGTTATGGAGGAAGTGCCTTAATGTCAAATTTAATTTGTATGAGTTTATTATTTAAAGCTTTAGATAATATGGAATGGAAGGTAATAAAATAATGAAAAGAGTCGTGCTTACAACAGGTGGAACTGGAGGTCATATATACCCTGCAATTTCACTTGCTAAAAGTTTAAAAGAAGAAGGATATGAAGTTACATTTATAGGCACTTGTCATAGAATGGAAAAAGATATTGTAACTAATGCAGGATATGATTTTATAGGTCTTGACGTAGTACCTTTAAGAAGTGTTAAATCTATATTAAAAATGATTTCTGCTATATTTCAAGCAAGAAAAATACTTAAAGAAAAGAATATAGATATGGTCATAGGTTTTGGAAACTATATTTCAATACCTTCAATTATTGCTGCAAAACTGCTTAATAAAACAATATATTTACAAGAACAAAATGTTCTTATGGGTCTTGCGAATAAATATGGATATAGATTTGCCAAAAAAGTTTTTTTAGCATATAAGACAAGTCTTAACTATATTCCTAAAAAGTATCATCATAAGTTTATAGTTACAGGTAATCCATTAAGACATGAATTTTACACAGCAATAAAAAGCAAGAATAGAGAAAAACTTGAAATATCTGAGAATGAAAAAGTTATACTTGTAATGGGTGGAAGTTTAGGAGCAAAGCCTATTAACGAAGCAATAATAAAAAACATTGAGAAAATAAATGAAAAACAAAATTTAAAATTTTATTGGTCTACAGGGGAATCTTTATTTAAAGAAACTTATGCAAAAATAAAAAATTTAAAAAATATAATACTTATGCCATATTTTGAAAATGCTTGTGAGCTTATGAGTGCGGCAGACTTAGTAATATGTAGAGCAGGAGCGTCAACTATATCTGAATTATTACAGTTAAAAAAACCTTCTGTAATGATACCATATAGTTTTGTTGGGCAAAAAGAAAATGCAGAGATGTTAGAATATGCAGATGCAACAAAAACATTTACTAATGAACAAGCTGTTGAAGCTATAGATGTGGCATTAAATTTATGCTATCAAGATGATAAACTTGAATTTATGATAGATAATATTTCAAAATTAGATACAGGGAATGCCGTAGAAAATATAATAACGATTATAAAAGGAGATAATAGCAAATGCTAAAAAAAGTATATTTTAGTGGTATAAATGGAATAGGAATGAGCGGAATTGCAAAAATTTTAAAACAAAAAGGGTATGAAGTAGAAGGCTCAGACTTAGAGTATAAAGATGCTACAAAAAATCTTGAAGATTTGGGTATAAAAGTACATATAGGTCAAGTTGTTGAAAATATAGAAAGTTTTAATCCCGATTTATATGTTTATTCAACAGCAATTAGAACAACTAATCCTGAATATATATATGCAAAGTCAAAAAATATTGAAATGAAAAGAAGAGGCGAAATGTTAGCTGATATAGTTAATACTTTTGAAAATAGTATAGCTATTGCAGGAACTCATGGTAAAACTACAACTTCTTCTATGTGTTCAGTATGCTTTTTAGAAAAGGATCCTTATATAGTAGTTGGCGGTGTAATTCCTGAAATAAATAGCAATAGTAAAATAGGAACAAGCAATTATTTCATAATTGAAGCTGATGAAAGTGATAATTCGTTCTTATACTTGTATCCTAATTATTCTGTTATAACTAATATAGAAGCTGATCATCTAGAACATCATGGTACATTTGAAAACATAAAGAAATCGTTTATTCAGTTTATAGAACAAACAAAGAAAAAAGTAATATTATCAAAAGACTGTCCAAATATAGAAAGCTTAGATTTAGAAAAATATAAGGAAAAATTAATATTTTACAGTGCAAATAAAAAAACTGACATATATGCAACAAATATTAGAAATTTAGATGGAATAACAACGTATACTGTAGTAATTAATGATACTGAAATAGGGGAATTTAGTTTAAAAGTTCCTGGTATACATAATATACAAAATTCTTTACCTGTAATATATTTATCATATATTGAAGGATTAGATATAAATTTAGTTAAAAAGCATTTAGAAAATTTTAGTGGTGCAAATAGAAGATATCAAGTTATATATAACGAAGAAATAAAAATAATTGATGATTATGCACATCATCCTACTGAAATTAAAGCAACATTAAATGCTGCTAAATTAAATGAAAAAGGTAAGATAACAGTAGTATTTGAACCACATAGATATACAAGAACAAAATTCTTTATGGATGAATTTGCAAAAGCTTTATCTATTGCAGATAAAATAATACTTTTACCTATTTATGCAGCAAGTGAAGATAATGATAGTGGAATAAGCTCGTATGATTTATATGAAAAAATCAAACAATTTGATAAAAACAAAGAAGTTGATGTTATGCTT includes:
- a CDS encoding UDP-N-acetylmuramoyl-tripeptide--D-alanyl-D-alanine ligase; protein product: MNKREVFRRILNENFDFSGQVCMDSKLAKKGDIFFAIRGGNKYIEEVIKKGAYPIYDCDKDFNIGKKVNDTVSFMQEFAKNYRMNLNAKVIAITGSNGKTTVKDILAILLENSYATYGNYNNHIGVPFTILSCPIDKDYLILEMGMSMTGEIKLLSSISLPDYSIITNIGDSHIEYLKTRENVFKAKTELIPYTKSKVIVNGKDEYLKTLEKALKVVLDNDVIIDDKGTSFLYNNNKYHTNLYGKHNAENISLCIAVLNEMGVSNFESKLDNIKLTSMRFELLNQGDNVIINDAYNAAPKSVESSLETLNQIFKDKYKVVILGDMLELGENEVKYHSNLKNVLKNIKYDKLYLYGKLMENLKIDGAIHTMDKNFIKTEIRNLKNAVIFLKGSRGMKLEEIVEGDR
- the murG gene encoding undecaprenyldiphospho-muramoylpentapeptide beta-N-acetylglucosaminyltransferase, whose translation is MKRVVLTTGGTGGHIYPAISLAKSLKEEGYEVTFIGTCHRMEKDIVTNAGYDFIGLDVVPLRSVKSILKMISAIFQARKILKEKNIDMVIGFGNYISIPSIIAAKLLNKTIYLQEQNVLMGLANKYGYRFAKKVFLAYKTSLNYIPKKYHHKFIVTGNPLRHEFYTAIKSKNREKLEISENEKVILVMGGSLGAKPINEAIIKNIEKINEKQNLKFYWSTGESLFKETYAKIKNLKNIILMPYFENACELMSAADLVICRAGASTISELLQLKKPSVMIPYSFVGQKENAEMLEYADATKTFTNEQAVEAIDVALNLCYQDDKLEFMIDNISKLDTGNAVENIITIIKGDNSKC
- the mraY gene encoding phospho-N-acetylmuramoyl-pentapeptide-transferase, translating into MLYLLQQLFINQVSFFRIFKSLAIRGSIAFFVALLLTLIFGGKIIDILRAKKLGDKIREEGPSSHLSKAGTPTMGGIIIISAIIIAMLVAGNFTNKYTVFLFCMTILFTYIGFYDDYLKLTKSKKGLSGKKKLLGQLIMSLITFLFILKFRLSGTEVDFSLVNPFIKNSYLYIGAFAFFIFICFVVIGSSNAINLTDGLDGLVSGPIMIVSIIFLMIAYFAGHKELSLYLNIYYIEGAGEIAVYLSAVIGAIIGFLWFNFYPAQVFMGDTGSLTLGGILGMIAIFVKQEFLLPIAGFVFIAEALSVIIQVLYFKRTHKRIFKMAPIHHHFEMGGLPETKVTVRFWIITIIMCIIAFMILKIR
- a CDS encoding Mbeg1-like protein — encoded protein: MATIFDYIKENNEEITEKNFNILDSLIMTRIVYLPFDKILFKNEKKTLHYLLNIVSKYKDKYFLMKDDIKLVKYLLESKRFKNIEVFNYINIIDKEIEKQFGAMVLDLGFANYVSFKGTDKTLIGWKEDLNMSYDKVPSQEESIIYLKDVLDITDKNVFIGGHSKGGNLAIYSSIYVDNASRINRIYNFDGPGFLNDVLNEKGYEKIVDKIETIIPSSSIIGLLLNRKEKIKIINSTSFFVMQHDLYSWGISKNDFVYLDKITNISSSLDKSISMWLEQTTPKERKEFINSVYSKIIKEKSVKNLKEINTEVITKLLNNILKNIKL
- the murC gene encoding UDP-N-acetylmuramate--L-alanine ligase, which gives rise to MLKKVYFSGINGIGMSGIAKILKQKGYEVEGSDLEYKDATKNLEDLGIKVHIGQVVENIESFNPDLYVYSTAIRTTNPEYIYAKSKNIEMKRRGEMLADIVNTFENSIAIAGTHGKTTTSSMCSVCFLEKDPYIVVGGVIPEINSNSKIGTSNYFIIEADESDNSFLYLYPNYSVITNIEADHLEHHGTFENIKKSFIQFIEQTKKKVILSKDCPNIESLDLEKYKEKLIFYSANKKTDIYATNIRNLDGITTYTVVINDTEIGEFSLKVPGIHNIQNSLPVIYLSYIEGLDINLVKKHLENFSGANRRYQVIYNEEIKIIDDYAHHPTEIKATLNAAKLNEKGKITVVFEPHRYTRTKFFMDEFAKALSIADKIILLPIYAASEDNDSGISSYDLYEKIKQFDKNKEVDVMLPMEVMEYIYMNNEPTDIYIFMGAGTVSKFAYRLVNKIKG
- the murD gene encoding UDP-N-acetylmuramoyl-L-alanine--D-glutamate ligase, producing MKYIVFGLGISGEGAKELLEYKKEEFVVVDDKQGIPSINAIEITNKDDIVIKSPGISWNNEYLKRCLEKGIKIISEIDLAIKYVNPKTKLIAITGTNGKTTTCTKIYELLKYAGYNVALGGNEGHSFAKIITDKNDYDYIVLELSSYQLENNPSIKPYICAITNLTPDHLLRYDSVNDYYITKMNIFKNQDENDYIVINPKDEEFKKLFKDCKSKKIYIEEDENYLVFEGERIIQKEKTSLKGEHNIQNMNFIIAVAKIVGVDTKIIEQFLSSTKSLEHRMEVFFKKDMTFFINDSKGTNVESSLFALDAYKNKNLVLICGGQDKKIDNTKMYEKIYECVDFCLLIGENANQYISEFAKSGYNLYYNAKTLENAVTYISKNMDLKKETYVLLSPATASFDQFKSFEHRGAEFKRLVVEIIGDKNE
- a CDS encoding FtsW/RodA/SpoVE family cell cycle protein, with amino-acid sequence MNNIIDNATESVNKNKELQQFIKTHISLIILCILLILLTIGIVSVWSISSPLSELKHTNIGRKYIGLVGISVFLVAIPSYYLIRFKKISEGTLISLYILGFLFLLSPLVLGHKINGARRWINVFFIQLQPSEFAKPILIYIFAIYFNELKDVINKYILFFNVKMKAHMGITIIWSALVFFYCLAILSGKALTSTLQVALLSYLMLCVSNVEKKYKTAILGLSSLLLIPAAFLVKYRLERITQFQSGGSQQTLEGLTAIKTGFLFGRGFGSGFQKYFYLSEAHTDYIFSAIAEELGLILSLIVLSLFIVLVALIFYAAINAADSTEKYVIFGVGFVLTNQIIAHIGINLGLLPSTGITLPFISYGGSALMSNLICMSLLFKALDNMEWKVIK